From the genome of Methylocystis heyeri:
GGCGACGGCAAGCTGCTGGTGGCGATGGCCGGCCGGCCGGTGGGGATCGCTTAATTCTCCAGCCGCCCGCTTGTTGGGAACTTGGCGGGCGGACTATTTCACCACTGGAAGATTTCGCGCCGAGGGAAAATTCACGACCTCGCGGCCTCGCGTGAGGGCCAGGCGCCGCTCCTCTATCGCCCGCCGGGCCTGATCGAGCGCGAGCGTGATCAGATGCAGGCCCGGCGCCTCCACGCCCCGCAGCCTGCGGTCTCCGAGCGTATTGGTCAGCACCTCGTCGACCTGCCGCTCGAGATCGTCGAGTTCCGTCGGAGTCGCCGCCGCCCGCGCAGTCTGCAGCACTTCCAGGAGTTTTTCCGTCAGTTGCTCGCTGCGCTCGTGCGCATGCGTGTTGAAGCGGCTCGCCAGCGCCGCAGCTCCCGAGCCGATCAGCGAAAGCAGCATCGCCCCGATATAGAACAGATCGCTGTAACGCTCGAAAAAGCCGCGCTCGTTGCCGTCGAGATAGTCGGCCGCGCCCTGATGCACGGGAATGGCGCTGCCCTTGTCGGTCGAGGGGGCCTCGATCGAATTTGCGAGCGGCGCCGTCAATGCGATGGCGCCGCGATGGGAGAAAAACAGGCGGGTGACTTCGGCCGCCAGCGAATCATGCAGCGAGCCGCGCGCCACCAGAAGGGCGCTCACGCTGAGACTGTCTATGGCAGCCTGCGGGCGGGGCGGGTCGCCGCCGAAGGCGCCCTGTATGATCTCATAGGGCTCCAGGGCGGGAAAACGCTTGGCGATGGCCTTGGCCTCGGAAATCGGGATGAAGACCGGCGGCTTGCGCGACACCGAGGCGATGGCGCCCAGGATTTCGTTGACGAGGCCGTTCTGGGGCGCGATCGCCGCGAATATGGCGTCGACCCGGCCTGTCTCCACCGCCGCCCGCACCTCGCCGGGCGACAGCGAAACCATTGTGACCGCCTTCGGCGATATCTCATATTGTGAGAGGATGGCGTCGAGCAGGCGCGCATTCGGGTCCATGGAGCGGACCTCATGGACGACGCCGATGCGCTTTCCGCGCAAATCGCCCACATGGCGCAGTTTCGTGCCGCCGGGCGCGATCAGCAGAATGGCGTTGCGGTGGAGTATGGCCAGAGTCTGGGCGCTCGAGGTGAGCGCGATGTCGCTGCGCATGACCGCGAGATCGGCCGCGCCCGATTCCAGCGCCGTCGCCGCCGAGGCCGAGTCCTCGACGGGCACGATGCGCAGGCGGATCTGCTCATGCTGATGATTGAAGACATGCTCGGCGGAGGCCATCAGATGGACGTCCTCGACCATCGAAGGCACGGCGACGTGAAGGACCTCCGGCCGGTTGAGGAGATAGAGGGCGGCAGCCGCGCCTCCCAGCGCGACCATCGCCACCGCCACCACCGCCAGAACGGTCTTTCCCATCGCGCCGACCCGAACTCCCTCGCCCTCGACTAATATTGGGCGGGAATCGCGGCGGACTAATGGCCAGACCCGGAGGCGCTACTTTTTGCCGCCCCTGGCGGCGCGCTTGGCCAGCGTGCGCAGGCGCAGCGCGTTCAGCTTGATGAAGCCTTCGGCGTCGCGGTGGTCGTAGGCGACGGCGCCTTCCTCGAAAGTGACCAGCTCCTGATCATACAGGGAGTAGGGGCTTTCGCGGCCGACCAGCGTGGCGCTGCCCTTGTAGAGCTTCAGCCGCACCCGGCCAGTGACGAATTCCTGGCTCTTGTCTATGGCGGCCTGGAGCATCTCGCGCTCCGGCGCGAACCAGAAGCCGTTGTAGATCAGCTCGGCGTAGCGCGGCATCAGCTCGTCCTTGAGATGGGCGGCGCCGCGGTCGAGAGTCAGGCTCTCGATGCCCCGATGGGCGACCAGGAGGATCGCGCCGCCGGGGGTCTCGTACATGCCGCGCGACTTCATGCCGACGAAGCGGTTTTCCACGAGATCGAGCCGGCCGATTCCGTGCAGCCGCCCGAG
Proteins encoded in this window:
- a CDS encoding TAXI family TRAP transporter solute-binding subunit, whose product is MGKTVLAVVAVAMVALGGAAAALYLLNRPEVLHVAVPSMVEDVHLMASAEHVFNHQHEQIRLRIVPVEDSASAATALESGAADLAVMRSDIALTSSAQTLAILHRNAILLIAPGGTKLRHVGDLRGKRIGVVHEVRSMDPNARLLDAILSQYEISPKAVTMVSLSPGEVRAAVETGRVDAIFAAIAPQNGLVNEILGAIASVSRKPPVFIPISEAKAIAKRFPALEPYEIIQGAFGGDPPRPQAAIDSLSVSALLVARGSLHDSLAAEVTRLFFSHRGAIALTAPLANSIEAPSTDKGSAIPVHQGAADYLDGNERGFFERYSDLFYIGAMLLSLIGSGAAALASRFNTHAHERSEQLTEKLLEVLQTARAAATPTELDDLERQVDEVLTNTLGDRRLRGVEAPGLHLITLALDQARRAIEERRLALTRGREVVNFPSARNLPVVK